The sequence ACCAGTTTGGGCGGAACCGAAAGCTTGATTGAACACCGGTATTCCGTTGAGAAGCCACCAACCACAACACCACCTACCTTGCTACGATGTTCGGTTGGATTGGAACATCCCGATGACCTGATAGAGGATTTGGCACAAGCCCTAAGTTTTTAACTACGTAGCACTGTCTATTGTACGGTACGAATGTCTAAAATAAAAGACACTCGCACTACTCTTCAAAACCCAAAAACCCGCAAAGTTGGCCTCATATGGGGCTTTCTTTGTTAAAAAGTTGGTTTGGAATGGTTTTGGCAAATAAAACCCATAAGCAAGGATGAAAAGGGCATCATCCAGCGTGTTTCCGAAAACACCCATTTTGGAAAACAACTTAAAATCCGCCTGAAAGCCCGATTTAAGTTTAATTCATAACCAAAAGGAGTTGCTCCGATGAAACACATGCGAAACCAGACCATCCTGCTGAGTACCCTCGTGCTATGTTTGGTCGCCTCTGCTGGCCAAGTTCACGCTCAGCGCGACCGCCGAGACCGTGATTCACGTGGACGCGAAAGCCGTGAAAGCCGTGATCGGTATGAAAGGCCGAGAGACCGCGATAACAACAGGAATCGAAACAATGTCCGAGATCGTAGTCATGACACCTACCGATATGGTGACGTTTATTACTACGGTGGGCGCTGGGTAGATCAAAGTCGTTACGATCGCTCCGATTGGCACGGGCGGTATTATAGCTACCGACATCATCGTCATTGTACTGCCGGACATTGTGTACGGACTTGTAGATATTTTGGTTGGAACTATCGAGGACATCATCCCAATTGCCGCCACAATAAATGTGTTCGTTCTTGCAGACATTATCGGAAATCGGGAATTCTGTTTCGGATCTTCCACTAAAGCGTAACCACATGTCGGACATGCTCCGGCAAAATCGGGTAACGGAGGCCACAGGAAACTCATTTGAGCCATGAACGCCTTCCTGAACGGCCTCCGTAACTCCGACCCCACTTTGTAACTTTTAACCTTTTACCGTCATGAAAAGTCCCCGTTACTTCTCACTTCGCTGGATGCTAATGTTGGTGTTAGTCGGTTTATTGGCTGCTCCAGATGCCTCCGCACAAAGAGGACGCCGTACTGACAATGGAAGTAGTACACCGCCTCCTGCGAATAACACCCCTGCACCACGTACCGAGAACAACACCTCGCGTGGTTCGCGGGACCGCGCACCATCCGATAATGACAGCCGCCGCAACCGTGATGACGCTCGTCCATCCACACCACCTGCAACAGTGATTTATCCGCAACGTGGAAACGATGGCCAAAACCCGAATGCACGCAACAACGACAACCGTAACAACGACAACCGCAATAACCGAGGTTCACAAGATGGGGGCAGCCGTACCAATGAAGATCGCGGGACCCGTGACAACCCAAACTATGGCCGCAATAACAATAGTCGCCCCAACAATGGTGTGGACTGGGGCGACCGCAACCGCAACAATCCACCACGAACCAACCATAATAGGGTTCGCCGTCCTTGGAATCCACCCCGGTTTGATATATACTTCCACCGTGACTATAGCTATGTTCGTTGGCATCGTCCCATTTGGAACGATCGTGGCCGGACAAACTGGCGTTCTAATTATGTCTATAAACAATATGTATATGTGGATGACGGATGGGATTATAATGGGTCGGAACTCGAAATCCGCACCCGAATTCGTCAAGAAACGTCTCGTTCTGGCTTTAGTTATGCACGGATTACCTACACCATCACGGGGATAGACCTCTATCGCGATGGCTATCATATTGGTTCGGTAAATACACTTCCCGGAAACTTCGGACGGCTTTATGCCACCCTTAGCCCAAATGGTGATATCCGATTCGACAACATGACCTATATCATTGGCGATCCTGCCTCTGGATTTGAACTGATCAACACGCGCTATACAAACAGTTATTACATTGGCGCTGCTCGGAATGCACGCACTGCTGTACTGGACTTTCGTGCACGCCGCGCACACGAGGTGCAATACAGTCACTTTATTAGTGACCGATACTACCGAGACTATACAATGGTACCATTAGTACCAGAAAATGATGAATATGGTTTTGGCTATACCGTAGCCGGCTTTAACTATAATGATGATTGGTACTACGATGACAACTACGACAACTACCGTGGCGATGATCGCTACCGCTCAGACACTCGCACCCGTGTGGGTACTCGCGAAAAAGTAGCGCCCGGAACCACCAATACCTTCCGAAATGGCAATGAACAATCAATCCGTACAGACGAAGGGACAGAGGTTCGGATGCGTCGCCGTGTGGAAATTGTGAAAGAAAACTAAGCCCCCAGTATCACACCTCCTCCTTGTGATTGCTGATTAACCCCCGTATGGATATCCTCATCCTGCGGGGGTTTTCACATTATGTGCATCATGGGAAACGATGGACGACGCATTTTGCCTTTCTTCTAAGGTCGTAGGGCTGCGTCCTAATCGGTCTAAGTCATCCTTCTGAGCCTGAACGCCCCATCCGAAGAGCGCAAAGTCGTAGCGAACGGGATCTTCTGGTGAAAGGGTACGGCAAATATCGGTTAGTTCACAAGCGGCTTTCCAATCGTTCGCCGGACGAGTAAGAATGCCGACATGACGTGCAATCCGTCCGACATGCACATCCAAAGGCAAAACCAATTGATTGGGCCGGATGTGTTTCCATAAGCCAAAATCCACTGGGCCGGAGCGCACCATCCACCGAAGGAACATGTTGAGGCGTTTACAAGCGCTTCCGTTTTGGGGGCGTGCAAGGTGTTTTTGTAGTCGTTTTGGTGTTTGGGGTAAAGCAGACATCATCAAGGTAGAAAAACCTTGGATAGCCTCGCCCACATTTGCTGCTTTCACGTGGTGAAAACGGGTAAAAATCTGTTCTAAGTTGCCGTGTTCTCGCAACAATGCCGATAGGGCTGCAATCATCCAAAATGCATCTTCTTCGGTAAAAGTCCGGTGCTTAAATCCTTTGAGCAGCACTGCATCACGCGAGGGATGGAAATCATAAACAAACTGCATGGGTTTGTACGCCATACGCTCGCAAAGATCGGCCATTTTAAGCAGCGTCGTTTTTCGTTGTCCCCAAGCCAAAAGCGCGGAAAACAATCCGATTACTGCACGGTCTTCGGGGTCTTCAAAGGCGTGTGGGACCGAGATCGGGTCGTTTTCGATAAATGTGACTTGCTCGAAGTGAGCGACTTGTTCATCAAGCCACACATGTAGGGGCGAGTCCTGCCTCATATCAGGTCTTCTGGGCGAGGCAAGGCATATACATCAGTTTTGACGCGACTATAATCGGGGCCGCCCAACCGCGAAATAGGGTCTAAATGGTTCAGATCAATCTTGTAATCATGGAACACCTCGTCTGAAAAGTGCGCCATCAATACACGGCACAAGACCAAATTTCCGCCCATCGGTTGTCCGCCCCAAGAGACTATCTGATCCACTTCACATTCAAAAGCTATAGGAGCAGAGGCAATACGTTTGGGCTTCACGAGCGTGGATTCCAGACTTTGGAGACCTGTTTTTTCAAATTCACTCACTTCTGGTGGCCAGTTGGCCGCGCTTAGGTTCATCTGATCTTGGAGCGCATAAGGAACGATATGAATCACGCATTCTCCTGTAGCTCGCACATTTTGCAGGGTATCTTTACGACGGCCTTCGATCGGATTCCCTGTTGGTGCATTAAGGGGCGAAAAGCTGAGGATGGGCGGATTAATGGAGGCAATATTAAAGTAAGAAAACGGGGCTAAATTGAGAACCCCATCTTCACTTAATGACGATACCCAAGCGATTGGGCGTGGCACAACCGACCCAATCAGCATTTTGTACAAATTGGGGATATTTTCTTTCGTAAAATCTATTTGTGGCATAATGCTCCTTAAAACCCAAATTTACCAAGGTCTAGATTGTTCAGGTCTAATCCGGTAGGCAGACCAGCGGCTTGTTGCATGGCATCTTTGGCACGTTCGCCCGCATCGGCGAGAGCTTTGTTTACACCTGCTACAATGAGGTCTTCCAACAACTCCACATCATTAGGATCCACCACTTCTTTCTCAATTTTAACAGAAGTCACCTGCATTTTTCCGTTCACCGTCACTTTCACCATCCCGCCACCAGCTTCAGCAGTTGTGGTTTGTTTTTCCAAATTTTCCTGCGCCTCTTTCATTTTTTGTTGCATATCGGCCATTCGGCCAAACATATCGGCCATGTTCAGGTTATTGAAGTCCATAGGTTTTGCTATTTGAAGGTTTAAAATGCGATTTTTGTAAGTTACGAGTGTTTTGGAGGCGATAAAAATGGGCTTTTGTGGAAGATATGGTCTCAGCCCGTCACCCACGCAGAATCGCCGTTCACGTCCAATCCGGCGACCTCACCAGTTTCTTCCAAAAGTAAGTTGTCCTTTTCCCAGACCTTCATTCGTATCGTGGAGCGCAAGGTTTCCGATATTTTTTGGATCATGTCTCGTTCATAAGGTGCGTGAAGCAAGCCACCTTCGGTGCGCTCGGCAGAGACGGCCATTCGGAATTGCCGATCCGATACCTCGAAGGATACGGTGGTATCGGTAATGTTTACGTTGTAGAGGCGAGCGCCGGAATATGTCGTCCATTTTTGAAGTCTCCCGTCAGGCAACAACAGTCCAATAATGAACCCACGAAACGTTCCGGTAGGAAAGGGGATTTTTGCAACCGAGGCACTCAGGCATATGCGGGGCGTCTCGAAGTGGTTGCACTGCATCCAAATATATGCTTCTGGAAAACCACTTCCCCAATCTTTTTCCATGTATCCTATACCGCCATCAAAATTGATGTTCTTGCCATCTACCGATAAACTACCGGAAAGCGTGTGGTGTAAACTCGGTACGCCGTGATAACACTGCATAAACGGTAACAAACCAAAAGGCCCCATGATTCCCGGAGAAAAAGTAGAGACAGGCCAAGGGGTTACACCGTGTAGATTGATCTTGCCCGAAATTTGCCGCCCTTCGCTGTTGATTGCAACCGAAAAGGCGTCCCAGCCAAACTGCGAGGAATCCACATGAACCGAGAACGCATCCTTTTCTGCTTTAAACGCTGATACGGGATAACGGTGATACGTGGCCCTATGATGGCCGTCTAATACTTGAATAAAGCTGTGCGATTTGGAAGGTATTTTGTCTATAAACATGCCGGGGATAAACGCAAAAACCTCTTGCCTATCTGCTGTTACCACTTTATAAAACCATCCCTCGAAATAAGGTGGGCGAGCGTTAAAGCCATGAAATCGTTCTGGGTGAAAAGTGTTGACGAATGGCATAATGCATACAGGTTGGTTAAAAGACAGTATAAAATAAGGTATTTTTTAGGGTAAAAAGCGAATGATTGTTCGTGTGGCGCAAATAGGGTTTGGGGTTTCGGTATAATTAAATTGTACTTTAATTTGGCGTTTGTACAAAGAAAAAGCCGATTTTTGAAAGTAATTATATCCGTTTGCAAAATCTGGTTTGACCACACCCATGCTACACCTCCGCCTAAGACCCGCTACCATCAAGGACTTGCCCTTACTACTATATTGGGACGAGCAGCCCCATGCCGTAGCCTCAGATCCGAATGACGATTGGAATTGGGCGGAAGAACTACACCGAAAACCCGAATGGCGGGAACAGTTGGTGGCGGAGTTGGATGGGCGCCCCATTGGTTTTGTGTAATTTATTGATCCCGTCTTAGAAGAAACGCATTATTGGGGCGCTCTACCGCACAGCCTTCGTGTCATAGATATTTGGATCGGCGAGGCCATAGACTTAGGAAAGGGATACGGATCCGAGATCATGCGTTTGGCTTTGGAGAGGTGTTTTACAAACCCGCAGGTAGTGGCGGTTTTATTAGACCCTCTTGTCTCGAATGTACGTGCGATTCGGTTTTATGAGCGTCTTGGTTTCCGATTTGTAGAAAACCGTTGTTTTGACGAGGATTTTTGCGCAGTATATCGCCTTGATCGTGCCGAATGGGAAGCCCAATTCGGTATTAGATAAAGCCCAATAGAAGTAACACAGCGTATAAAATCAAAAGTAAAGCCACCATTTTTTGAATTCCACCAATGGTTGCTTTGTGTAGCCATCGGTTGCCGAGGTAAGCACCCAGAAATGCGCAAGCCGCTGCACAAGCCATCAGAGGCCAGTGCTGAAGTGCGGAAGCATTAAACTGACCCGAATAAACAGCAATCCGCGTAAAGTCCGTCAGGCAAGCAATGGTGATTCCTGTCCCCAAAAATACTTCTTTGGTCATGCCTAACCGCACTAAAAACGCCGACCGTAAAGCACCTTGGTGGCCGGAGAGTCCCCCGAAGAAGCCACTCATGATGCCCCCAAGCGGCAACCATTTTGAATCGAAGCGGAGGGTTGAAAGGTGTGGAACCCACTCGAAAAGGACAAAAAATACCATCAAAACCGCCATCACCCATTTGAGCGGGTGTAGATACCACGTTTGACCAAACAGGGAATATTCTCCAAATGTCTCAAGCCCAGACAACAAATCAAGCATATAAGCACCGCCAAAAGCAGCCAACACCGATGGCAGGCCAAACCGCAAAACCACCGCTTTTTCAGCATTCCGACCTACCAACCACCACTTATACAAATTATTAAGCAAATGCACCACAGCGGTCATCGCCACCGAGGCTTCTAACGGAAAAAAAAGGGCAAATGCGGGCAAGAGCAACGTCCCCAAGCCAAATCCAGAGAAAAACGTGAGGCCAGAAGCCAAAAGTGCTACAATCCCGATGAGTAAAAAATCCATTTTTGGTTGGTTTGGTTTTGCAAAAGATACCATCAAAAAAGCAAAATCTGACTTTGGGTGGATTAAAAGATCGTAACCTTTTGGAACAAGCGCTACTGGTTTCGGTTGGAGTCGTTTTTTATTCCATTTTACCTTGCACTGTGATCCGTTTTATTTATTTCGACTTGGATGATACCTTGCTAGATCATCATTATGCACAAGAACAAGCATTGGCGGCCTCTTTTGCGGCTTTTGACTGGGGAATGGCTACTTTGACCGAACTCCAAACCGTTTATCACCATATCAATGTGCAATTATGGACGGATTATGCGCAAGGTAACGTCACTAAAGACGAGCTGAACACCCGCCGTTTCTCCGAGACCATTGCAACTTTAGAGGCTAAAGTTGCAATGGAAGCCTTTAAAAGCCATTATTTACACACATATGCTCACCATTGGCAATACATTTCAGGCGCCGAAGCTACCTTTCGTACAGTAGCAAGCCGTGTTCCTGTGGGGATTTTGACCAATGGTTTTGTGGAAATTCAGTCCGATAAATTGGCGCGATTTCCTGAACTAAGGCGTTTGTCGGCGGCTGTGGTGATTTCTGAGGAAGTAGGGGTTTTAAAGCCGCACCCAGAACTTTTTCGGTGGGCAACCCAAAAAGCAGGTGTTACGCCCGAGGAAATCCTCTGTGTGGGAGACTCGCTCGCCTCCGACGTTTTGGGCAGTTTACGCGCTGGATGGCAGGCCGCATGGTTCCGCCGTTCTTCACAACTTGTTGAGGCGCCCAAGGATGCTTTTGTTTTTTCAGTGTGGCAAGACCTGATACAATTTGTTGAGGCACAAAATAGGTGTCAATCATCCCCTAAACCAGTGGTATCTCAACATCATTTCATCCCATAAGGCAGGGAAAAGTTTTAACTTAATTGGTTTCAACAACCTCAACTTCTAAAAAATGCAAGACTTTACCCCGATCTCGGATGTGGGCGAATTTGGCCTAATTACGCGAATTGGTCGGATATTGGGCAAACCACGTAACCCTTTACTTGCGGGAATTGGCGACGATGCGGCAGTGTACCCCACAACCGAAACGCAGGTACATGTGGTAACTTCCGATATGTTGATCGAAAATGTCCACTTCGATAGGATGTTTCATCCTTTGAGGTACTTGGGGTTTAAGGCCATCTCGGTGAATGCAAGTGATGTATGCGCTATGAATGCCCTGCCACGTTATGCTACGGTTTCTTTGGGATTGCCGCATAATGTGTCGGTAGAAATGATTGAGGAGTTGTATCAAGGGATGGCGCGGGCATGTGCGTTGTATGGCATGGATTTGATCGGGGGCGATACCACCGCCTCCAAACAGTTGGTTATTTCAGTGACGGCCATTGGAGACGCGGCCACCGAGCAAGTGGCGTACCGGAGTGGGGCACGGGTGGGGGATGTACTCTGTGTTACAGGCGACTTGGGCGCGGCGTATGCAGGATTAAAGGTATTGTTAGAAGAGAAAAAACGGTTCGAGGCGGCAAAAGGGCAAGGTCATGCACCTGATCTAAGCGTATTCGATTATGTAATTCAACGCTCCCTCTCCCCAACAGCACGCTTAGATATGGTAAGAAATTGGCGCGAAAACAACATCGTTCCTTCTTCGGTTATAGACATCTCGGACGGGCTGGCGTCGGAAATCAACCACATTTGTGAGCGTTCTAATGCTGGTGCGAGCCTACATATGGCTAAACTTCCTGTGGAAATCTTGACGCGTGAGGTGGCCGAGCAATTTGGAGAAGACCCCGAAACGTTTGCGCTCTATGGCGGGGATGATTACGAATTGCTATTCACGGTATCGCAAGAGGAAGTCGCTATGTTGGATGAAAGCCTCTTTACGGTAATTGGTAACATGACCCATCCCGAAGAAGGCGTGCATTTGGTGTTACAAGATGGCGGGACAATGCCTTTGGAGGCCAATGGATTTCGTCATTTTTGATGAAGACATTGCGAAAATTACGCTGGATTTTGGGTGCTTTCGTCTTGCTGGTGGGTGTGCTAATGGGGGCGCGTTTTTCGGGAGGAGTGCCCCGATCTTTTCCGGTAATTCCACCTTACGAACATCTTACGTTTGTGGGACAGACGAAAACAGCTGCGGCATGGGCGGCCATTTATCAACCGGAAGTTTATGCCGATGCAAAAAGATCAAGAGAACCTATAGAAGCCATTTGGTTCCAAATACAGCATAAAAAGGGTGTATATTATTTTACCTACCATCCC comes from Rhodothermia bacterium and encodes:
- a CDS encoding TIGR02757 family protein, which codes for MRQDSPLHVWLDEQVAHFEQVTFIENDPISVPHAFEDPEDRAVIGLFSALLAWGQRKTTLLKMADLCERMAYKPMQFVYDFHPSRDAVLLKGFKHRTFTEEDAFWMIAALSALLREHGNLEQIFTRFHHVKAANVGEAIQGFSTLMMSALPQTPKRLQKHLARPQNGSACKRLNMFLRWMVRSGPVDFGLWKHIRPNQLVLPLDVHVGRIARHVGILTRPANDWKAACELTDICRTLSPEDPVRYDFALFGWGVQAQKDDLDRLGRSPTTLEERQNASSIVSHDAHNVKTPAG
- a CDS encoding flavin reductase family protein is translated as MPQIDFTKENIPNLYKMLIGSVVPRPIAWVSSLSEDGVLNLAPFSYFNIASINPPILSFSPLNAPTGNPIEGRRKDTLQNVRATGECVIHIVPYALQDQMNLSAANWPPEVSEFEKTGLQSLESTLVKPKRIASAPIAFECEVDQIVSWGGQPMGGNLVLCRVLMAHFSDEVFHDYKIDLNHLDPISRLGGPDYSRVKTDVYALPRPEDLI
- a CDS encoding YbaB/EbfC family nucleoid-associated protein — translated: MDFNNLNMADMFGRMADMQQKMKEAQENLEKQTTTAEAGGGMVKVTVNGKMQVTSVKIEKEVVDPNDVELLEDLIVAGVNKALADAGERAKDAMQQAAGLPTGLDLNNLDLGKFGF
- a CDS encoding sulfite exporter TauE/SafE family protein gives rise to the protein MDFLLIGIVALLASGLTFFSGFGLGTLLLPAFALFFPLEASVAMTAVVHLLNNLYKWWLVGRNAEKAVVLRFGLPSVLAAFGGAYMLDLLSGLETFGEYSLFGQTWYLHPLKWVMAVLMVFFVLFEWVPHLSTLRFDSKWLPLGGIMSGFFGGLSGHQGALRSAFLVRLGMTKEVFLGTGITIACLTDFTRIAVYSGQFNASALQHWPLMACAAACAFLGAYLGNRWLHKATIGGIQKMVALLLILYAVLLLLGFI
- a CDS encoding HAD family hydrolase, producing MLPCTVIRFIYFDLDDTLLDHHYAQEQALAASFAAFDWGMATLTELQTVYHHINVQLWTDYAQGNVTKDELNTRRFSETIATLEAKVAMEAFKSHYLHTYAHHWQYISGAEATFRTVASRVPVGILTNGFVEIQSDKLARFPELRRLSAAVVISEEVGVLKPHPELFRWATQKAGVTPEEILCVGDSLASDVLGSLRAGWQAAWFRRSSQLVEAPKDAFVFSVWQDLIQFVEAQNRCQSSPKPVVSQHHFIP
- the thiL gene encoding thiamine-phosphate kinase, with the protein product MQDFTPISDVGEFGLITRIGRILGKPRNPLLAGIGDDAAVYPTTETQVHVVTSDMLIENVHFDRMFHPLRYLGFKAISVNASDVCAMNALPRYATVSLGLPHNVSVEMIEELYQGMARACALYGMDLIGGDTTASKQLVISVTAIGDAATEQVAYRSGARVGDVLCVTGDLGAAYAGLKVLLEEKKRFEAAKGQGHAPDLSVFDYVIQRSLSPTARLDMVRNWRENNIVPSSVIDISDGLASEINHICERSNAGASLHMAKLPVEILTREVAEQFGEDPETFALYGGDDYELLFTVSQEEVAMLDESLFTVIGNMTHPEEGVHLVLQDGGTMPLEANGFRHF